Proteins from a genomic interval of Subtercola boreus:
- a CDS encoding bifunctional lysylphosphatidylglycerol flippase/synthetase MprF produces MASTTPLAHRTTTVGARIRALAVMVSRGARKLPVTWSVIVVFGAAAALKATFFATAGLGTGLDSLLVQHDWAAAGTSVLFVEKPVYLTGVVVVTLGLLGIAETRLGSVRSLIAFLVVTVFGIALGIGLQSAGVLLDNPAAESTRGQHMSDPLIPVIGTFLASTAYLRPVIGARVRVISFAVLLVFVLYSGQPSDLYRLGGAVSGLLLGFVFTKTRPRPGKRSFSDTRTLLAAVVTVTAIGPLVSALAPARVGLFEPLGALFRDSATTGDAIQGAADTAGAILVSVLPLVLQLLAAAAIYRGQRLGLWLAVSVNGALSVMAAIYFGAAPTITPPAGASPAAADDTLWSVVVAIGVPAIVAIGAFSCLKSFPPNPGHAPSHRFFVRAALVTVAVTAVYIGTVVLRAGASPATSVQTIVTDLVERLVPEGFLAFEQPAPVPTDVLGRIMYDWIGAVFWLCIVALAVAGMLRRRLDAPATVSSGTRAFLKMGWAEGPLAWMTTWRGNLYWYAPHDTGAVAYRVVNGVAVTTGEPLCEPRNMAEVVRGFVTFCEDRGWVPVFYGATETLRVHLSGQAWYSMKVAEDTLVDTTTWSLGGKKMQNIRTSLTRATKTGVRFEWTTYSELTSTKKAQIEDISREWVAEKSLPEMGFTLGGVRELKDSDVSLMLAITADGDIDAVTSWLPTFRNGIVTGLTLDFMRRRTGSMPGLMDAVIAETITEARRTGVQTVSLSAAPLADSGLPWLSRALEPAYGFQSLHRYKNKFQPEIRPVFLLYKNPFNLPAVGLGLAKAYVPDMSLNQAIRILTPARA; encoded by the coding sequence ATGGCATCCACCACCCCTCTCGCACACCGAACCACCACTGTTGGGGCGAGGATCCGCGCCTTGGCTGTGATGGTGTCGAGGGGGGCGCGGAAGCTTCCCGTGACCTGGTCCGTGATCGTCGTCTTCGGTGCGGCCGCTGCCCTGAAAGCGACCTTCTTCGCCACAGCTGGCCTCGGGACAGGCCTTGATTCATTGCTCGTTCAGCACGACTGGGCCGCCGCAGGGACATCGGTGTTGTTCGTTGAGAAACCCGTCTACCTCACCGGCGTAGTTGTTGTGACTTTGGGATTGTTGGGAATTGCTGAGACCCGATTGGGATCCGTCCGGTCCCTCATAGCGTTTCTCGTCGTGACGGTCTTCGGAATCGCTCTCGGTATCGGCCTGCAGAGCGCGGGAGTCCTGCTGGACAACCCGGCGGCCGAATCGACCCGCGGCCAGCACATGTCCGACCCGCTCATTCCGGTAATCGGCACATTCCTTGCCTCCACCGCTTACCTGCGTCCCGTCATCGGAGCGCGCGTGCGGGTCATCAGCTTCGCGGTGCTCCTAGTCTTTGTTCTCTACTCCGGCCAACCCTCCGACCTCTACCGACTTGGCGGCGCGGTCAGCGGCCTCCTTCTCGGGTTTGTTTTCACCAAAACTCGCCCGAGACCAGGGAAACGGTCATTCAGCGATACGCGGACGCTGCTCGCGGCGGTGGTGACGGTGACAGCTATCGGGCCGCTTGTCAGCGCGCTGGCACCCGCCCGAGTGGGCCTGTTTGAACCCCTCGGAGCCTTGTTTAGAGACTCAGCCACAACCGGTGACGCGATCCAGGGGGCCGCCGACACCGCCGGCGCGATCTTGGTCAGCGTCTTACCTCTTGTCTTGCAACTTTTGGCCGCTGCCGCGATCTACCGGGGGCAACGGTTGGGACTCTGGCTAGCCGTCAGCGTCAACGGAGCATTGAGCGTCATGGCGGCGATTTACTTCGGCGCCGCCCCCACAATCACCCCGCCAGCCGGGGCTTCCCCGGCCGCCGCCGATGACACGTTATGGTCAGTTGTCGTCGCCATCGGAGTACCTGCCATCGTCGCTATCGGGGCTTTCAGCTGCCTGAAATCCTTTCCACCTAACCCTGGCCACGCTCCCAGCCACCGGTTCTTTGTACGGGCAGCACTTGTGACCGTGGCCGTCACCGCGGTCTACATTGGCACGGTCGTCCTCAGGGCCGGGGCCTCCCCCGCAACATCGGTCCAGACGATCGTGACTGATCTGGTGGAACGGCTCGTCCCGGAAGGGTTCTTGGCTTTCGAACAACCCGCCCCTGTTCCGACTGACGTTCTGGGCCGGATCATGTACGACTGGATCGGGGCTGTGTTCTGGCTGTGCATCGTCGCACTCGCCGTTGCCGGCATGCTTCGCCGTCGCCTCGATGCGCCGGCGACAGTGTCGTCTGGAACGCGAGCCTTTCTGAAGATGGGATGGGCAGAGGGGCCCCTCGCCTGGATGACGACCTGGCGCGGGAACCTGTACTGGTATGCACCCCATGACACAGGCGCTGTCGCATACCGGGTCGTCAACGGCGTCGCCGTGACTACCGGTGAACCGCTCTGCGAGCCCCGCAACATGGCCGAGGTGGTCCGGGGGTTTGTGACCTTCTGCGAGGACCGAGGGTGGGTGCCCGTGTTCTACGGCGCAACCGAGACGCTCCGGGTACACCTCTCAGGGCAGGCCTGGTACTCGATGAAAGTCGCCGAGGACACCCTCGTTGACACCACGACCTGGTCACTCGGCGGCAAGAAGATGCAGAACATCAGAACGTCCCTCACCCGGGCGACGAAAACGGGCGTCCGCTTCGAATGGACAACCTACAGCGAGTTGACGTCGACGAAGAAAGCTCAGATTGAGGACATTTCTCGCGAATGGGTGGCCGAGAAGTCGCTTCCCGAGATGGGGTTTACGCTCGGCGGGGTACGGGAGCTCAAAGACTCCGATGTGTCGCTGATGCTGGCGATCACGGCGGACGGTGACATCGACGCCGTCACCAGCTGGCTGCCCACGTTCCGAAACGGGATTGTGACCGGGTTGACGCTCGACTTCATGCGCCGCCGGACCGGCAGCATGCCGGGGCTGATGGACGCCGTCATCGCGGAAACGATCACCGAAGCGCGGCGGACAGGTGTTCAGACGGTGAGCCTGTCGGCGGCACCCCTGGCTGACAGTGGTCTCCCCTGGCTTAGCCGTGCCCTGGAACCGGCGTACGGGTTCCAGTCCCTGCACCGCTACAAAAACAAGTTCCAGCCAGAAATTAGACCCGTTTTTCTGTTGTACAAAAATCCGTTCAACCTCCCAGCCGTCGGCTTGGGACTTGCCAAAGCGTACGTGCCCGACATGTCCCTCAACCAGGCCATCCGAATCCTCACCCCCGCCCGTGCTTAA
- a CDS encoding sensor histidine kinase, with amino-acid sequence MIFRQATRRLTAAFTAILLLLFGAFALGIYFFVTGTFDYDTVAGNGAEAVDAAEQGFVTLRTAIVVCYLVLLVIVPVMSYIMARLVLAPVRRSYEKQQAFVDDASHEFRTPLAIIQGELELAISRPRTPLEYERAIVTTLEEVEHLTTLTGDLLLLTRGSEAELQSAFTPVDISEVTRKAVRSSAAAAQISIEGGVQHSVLGSEHLLIRALGNVLDNATKFADTGTPIEVKVGARGDKIQITIRDHGPGMTPETLNHVFDRFWRAEESRSLPGHGLGLALVRQICVAHHGSISIESVPGHGTTVSVVLPAIRKPSDGDGT; translated from the coding sequence ATGATCTTCCGCCAGGCAACCAGACGACTCACCGCAGCCTTCACCGCAATCCTGTTGCTCCTGTTCGGTGCGTTCGCGCTCGGAATCTATTTCTTCGTCACCGGGACATTCGATTACGACACTGTTGCCGGCAACGGGGCGGAAGCCGTGGACGCCGCCGAACAGGGCTTCGTCACCCTCCGGACGGCGATCGTTGTCTGCTACCTCGTACTGCTGGTCATCGTTCCTGTCATGAGCTACATCATGGCCAGGCTGGTGCTGGCTCCCGTTCGCCGAAGTTATGAGAAGCAGCAGGCATTCGTCGACGACGCCTCTCACGAGTTCCGCACCCCGCTTGCGATCATCCAGGGCGAGCTGGAACTCGCGATCAGCCGGCCCCGCACACCCCTTGAGTACGAAAGAGCGATCGTCACAACTTTGGAGGAGGTTGAACATCTCACCACGCTCACCGGAGACCTTCTCCTGCTGACCCGCGGGAGCGAAGCCGAACTGCAGTCAGCTTTTACCCCGGTCGACATCAGCGAAGTCACGCGGAAGGCCGTCCGAAGCTCAGCTGCAGCCGCGCAGATCAGCATCGAGGGCGGTGTGCAACATTCGGTGCTCGGCTCGGAGCATCTCCTGATTCGGGCTCTCGGAAATGTACTCGACAACGCCACCAAATTCGCCGACACCGGAACACCCATCGAGGTCAAGGTCGGTGCTCGTGGGGACAAAATACAGATCACCATCCGCGATCATGGGCCGGGGATGACCCCTGAGACCCTCAATCATGTCTTCGACCGCTTCTGGCGGGCAGAAGAATCCCGTTCGCTGCCCGGTCACGGACTCGGCCTGGCGCTCGTCCGGCAAATCTGCGTCGCCCATCACGGTTCGATCAGCATCGAATCGGTCCCCGGACACGGCACAACAGTCTCCGTCGTGTTGCCCGCCATCCGAAAGCCGAGCGATGGGGACGGCACGTAG
- a CDS encoding response regulator transcription factor, with amino-acid sequence MRILVVEDELRIADLIRRAFVEAGYAVDLAHATGPAQQAFEVGSYDLVVLDLLLPGIPGGGMALCHRFRAFNSDVPILMLTALDSPQNRVQGLDAGADDYLSKPFHLQELLARVRALLRRSPKADHPIITVRDVSLDPATRTATRAGRDIILTSKEFAVLEYLMRNAGSIVSTTQLIDHAWDENYEGYSNVVQTYIRYLRQKLNADGEPDFITTHRGMGYLIEPGA; translated from the coding sequence ATGAGAATCCTGGTAGTAGAGGACGAATTGCGGATCGCTGACCTCATCCGACGGGCGTTCGTTGAAGCCGGGTACGCCGTCGACCTGGCGCACGCGACCGGTCCAGCGCAACAGGCGTTCGAGGTGGGCTCGTATGACCTTGTCGTACTCGACCTTCTCCTTCCGGGAATTCCAGGCGGCGGAATGGCGTTGTGCCACCGATTCCGCGCCTTCAACAGCGACGTACCGATCCTGATGCTGACGGCGCTTGACTCACCGCAGAACCGGGTCCAAGGCCTGGATGCCGGCGCGGACGACTACCTCAGCAAACCGTTCCACCTCCAAGAACTCCTCGCAAGAGTACGTGCGCTGCTGCGGCGATCGCCGAAGGCAGATCACCCCATCATCACGGTCCGAGACGTCAGCTTGGACCCCGCTACACGGACGGCGACGAGAGCAGGCCGGGACATCATCCTGACCAGCAAGGAATTTGCCGTCCTCGAATATTTGATGAGGAACGCCGGCAGCATCGTCAGCACAACCCAGCTGATCGATCACGCCTGGGACGAGAACTACGAGGGGTACAGCAACGTTGTGCAGACCTACATCCGATACCTTCGACAAAAACTGAACGCCGACGGTGAACCCGACTTCATCACCACGCATCGCGGGATGGGCTACCTGATCGAACCGGGCGCATGA
- a CDS encoding ABC transporter permease — protein MNSLRHILGKELTDIRRDRFFMLLLGFLTAIMLLSVVIAALDFRTKMGEYTLYLDTLTKTGSTTIPPAPQLYPLQLLRGSIEYLELLGALFAIILGYQMIAKDKGSGTIPLVFTRPHSRYSISGAKLVALAAIWGALTAAVFAVMVASLLLVGNASLTAEDYSRLALSALYAWMYLMFWSALSMGLVAILRRLSAGLIAALVIWLVIVLVIPQIGDTMDPDNQVPGGLFKSLQVGKADEIAVTAHFSGFETVRDQIEISSITKHYERTTFAFLGIKDQYNQQPLNDVWLALLPNTITLTLGFLGATAFALLATVKKTLLRKES, from the coding sequence ATGAACAGCCTCCGGCATATTCTCGGCAAAGAGCTCACCGACATTCGTCGGGACCGTTTCTTCATGCTGCTGCTCGGGTTCCTTACAGCAATCATGCTCCTCTCCGTGGTCATCGCTGCATTGGACTTCCGCACAAAGATGGGTGAGTACACGCTCTACCTCGACACTCTGACGAAGACCGGCAGCACGACCATACCGCCCGCACCGCAGCTCTACCCGCTGCAGCTGCTGCGCGGAAGTATCGAGTACCTCGAGCTACTCGGCGCCCTCTTCGCGATCATCCTCGGCTACCAGATGATCGCCAAAGACAAGGGCAGCGGAACCATCCCGCTGGTCTTCACTCGCCCGCACTCCCGATACTCCATAAGCGGCGCCAAACTCGTCGCACTCGCCGCGATCTGGGGTGCACTCACCGCGGCAGTCTTCGCCGTGATGGTCGCCTCTCTTCTGCTCGTCGGAAACGCCTCTCTCACCGCGGAGGACTACAGCCGGCTCGCACTGTCGGCCCTGTATGCCTGGATGTACCTGATGTTCTGGAGCGCCCTCAGCATGGGGCTTGTCGCGATCCTCCGAAGACTCAGCGCCGGACTCATCGCAGCACTCGTCATCTGGCTGGTCATCGTTCTTGTCATCCCCCAGATCGGCGACACCATGGATCCCGACAATCAGGTACCCGGCGGCCTGTTCAAAAGCCTCCAAGTCGGAAAGGCCGACGAAATCGCGGTCACCGCACACTTCTCCGGCTTCGAAACCGTACGGGACCAAATCGAAATCTCCTCGATCACTAAACACTACGAACGCACCACGTTCGCGTTCCTCGGAATCAAAGATCAATACAACCAACAGCCACTCAACGACGTCTGGCTAGCGCTCCTGCCCAACACCATCACCCTCACCCTTGGCTTCCTCGGTGCTACTGCTTTCGCACTATTAGCGACCGTAAAGAAAACCCTCCTTCGGAAAGAATCATGA
- a CDS encoding ABC transporter permease has translation MSGMFAVGRHEMLSALRDRLPRTLLIVFLGMIAASSLIGWLTNQTVTAVYNQLLTDGLTKAPNPFTGVSPLRYMSNTVIYIILIGALLATVAGVQASLRDRKTNTADLVLSRPVSTIGYLTGKLLGQGVWLAMILSISAVTNWISISAITGTVLSATQAAQIALFYSTGWVFLMGFLSIGMISGLRSRTEATALLGPILFWAVLVFVVPQLGTAAHPVSLLNPVASPPSQGGFFQLMNAALGPLAIGEHFKTASSFVLGMNSSDASPGLSFAVIVLFAVTTIAALLATPRTVLRSTLT, from the coding sequence ATGAGCGGCATGTTCGCCGTCGGACGGCACGAGATGCTCAGCGCCCTGCGGGACCGGCTCCCCCGCACGTTACTGATTGTTTTCCTAGGAATGATCGCGGCGTCAAGCCTGATCGGATGGTTGACGAACCAAACGGTCACCGCGGTGTACAACCAGCTCCTCACCGACGGGCTGACCAAAGCCCCGAACCCATTCACGGGTGTGTCACCTCTCCGATACATGAGCAATACGGTCATCTACATCATCCTGATCGGCGCGCTTCTCGCGACCGTCGCTGGTGTTCAAGCATCGCTTCGCGATCGGAAAACGAACACCGCCGATCTTGTCCTCAGCCGACCCGTTTCGACAATCGGATACCTGACGGGCAAACTCCTCGGCCAGGGGGTGTGGTTGGCGATGATCCTAAGCATCTCAGCCGTCACGAATTGGATCTCGATCAGCGCCATCACTGGAACCGTTCTCAGCGCCACACAAGCTGCACAGATCGCACTGTTTTACAGCACTGGGTGGGTATTCCTGATGGGTTTTTTGAGCATTGGGATGATCAGTGGTCTGCGCAGCAGAACTGAAGCAACAGCGTTACTGGGCCCGATCTTGTTCTGGGCGGTACTCGTTTTCGTCGTCCCCCAACTCGGAACAGCAGCCCATCCCGTTTCACTGCTGAACCCGGTCGCATCACCACCTTCCCAAGGCGGGTTCTTTCAACTCATGAACGCTGCGCTCGGACCGTTGGCTATCGGGGAACACTTCAAAACAGCAAGCTCGTTCGTTCTCGGCATGAACTCATCGGACGCATCACCGGGATTGAGTTTCGCCGTGATCGTCCTCTTCGCAGTAACGACTATCGCAGCCCTGCTGGCGACCCCGAGAACTGTTCTGAGGAGCACCCTGACATGA
- a CDS encoding ABC transporter ATP-binding protein, with the protein MSNPAIVTQALTRKYGPKTAVNSLDLSVEQGEIFGLLGHNGAGKTTTVTLLTTLLEPTSGSATVAGIDVRSAPHTVRTKIGYLPENVRLYDNLTMRENLRFFGRLSGVMNVDRRISDTLDFLEFTGHEDERLSTFSKGMRQRVGIAQAILHQPSVLFLDEPTSGLDPQGVKILRETIVRMNRELGMTIFMNTHLLSEVTKTCTSIGVLRNGHLVYQASLADAVTAFPGEDSLEQVYLTLGSQGDE; encoded by the coding sequence ATGTCGAACCCAGCTATTGTCACCCAGGCCCTCACCCGGAAGTACGGTCCGAAAACTGCTGTCAACAGTCTCGACCTCTCGGTGGAGCAGGGCGAGATCTTCGGACTGCTCGGCCACAACGGTGCCGGCAAAACCACCACCGTCACCTTGTTGACCACCCTTCTGGAACCAACGTCGGGAAGTGCCACGGTAGCGGGAATCGATGTGAGGTCGGCACCGCACACGGTACGGACGAAGATCGGGTACCTCCCTGAGAATGTGCGGCTGTACGACAACTTGACGATGCGAGAGAACCTTCGATTCTTCGGACGTCTCTCTGGGGTCATGAACGTGGACCGGAGGATTAGTGACACTCTCGATTTTCTGGAGTTCACTGGGCACGAGGACGAGCGGCTTTCCACCTTCAGCAAAGGGATGCGGCAGCGCGTTGGCATTGCGCAGGCGATCTTGCACCAGCCGTCGGTGCTATTCCTCGACGAACCAACATCCGGTCTTGACCCGCAAGGCGTCAAGATTCTCCGCGAAACGATCGTGCGAATGAATCGCGAGCTCGGCATGACGATCTTCATGAACACGCACCTGCTGTCTGAGGTCACAAAGACCTGCACCTCTATCGGTGTGCTCCGGAATGGTCACCTCGTCTACCAGGCGTCCCTCGCCGATGCCGTCACAGCGTTCCCTGGTGAAGACTCCCTCGAGCAGGTCTACCTCACGCTCGGATCACAGGGCGACGAATGA
- a CDS encoding alpha/beta hydrolase produces the protein MLNLNILDGPVVLGLYILSALSLFFVLSRRPLRGYLRPAVTGLLGGVLLGTAMKLLLVDGLNLFGGPVSETVTALFIIGCGALGMTLSGLYKSRWPRKAGSLGGALIIALTLTLAINATYGLNPTVAAFLHINTDPAAALVAANPPATSAQTQPPLSSWSPPPDMPAHGTTGQLADANAIPNPASGFPARNAEIYYPPAALVKNPPALPFLLMMMGQPGDPTAKNIAAVLDQIAANHHGLAPIVIVADQLSDPTKDPLCLDTALGKAETYLMKDVTSWARSHLNILPNPAAWTIAGYSNGGQCANYFGAKYPALWGNILDVSGIEYAGAEQSTTVLKQIFAGNQQAYDAVKPAHIMAATRYADSTAIYTAGEKDAALVDVQQRMAHAASSAGITTHYVTIPGADHGVTALDGGLTAGFKLLYPRLGLSTSTP, from the coding sequence ATGTTGAACCTCAACATCCTCGATGGCCCTGTGGTGCTGGGGCTGTACATCCTCTCCGCGCTGAGCCTCTTTTTCGTCCTCAGCCGGCGTCCCCTGCGCGGATATCTGCGCCCAGCCGTCACCGGATTGCTCGGCGGTGTTCTCCTGGGGACCGCAATGAAATTGCTGCTCGTCGACGGCCTTAATCTCTTCGGAGGCCCCGTCTCTGAAACCGTCACCGCGCTGTTCATTATCGGGTGCGGTGCGCTCGGGATGACCCTGAGCGGCCTGTACAAATCCCGGTGGCCGAGAAAGGCCGGAAGCCTCGGCGGGGCGCTAATCATCGCCCTCACCCTCACGCTCGCCATCAACGCGACGTATGGCCTGAACCCGACGGTCGCGGCGTTCTTGCACATCAACACAGACCCCGCAGCAGCTCTCGTCGCTGCAAACCCACCGGCTACTTCAGCGCAAACGCAGCCTCCTCTTTCTAGCTGGAGCCCACCGCCGGACATGCCAGCCCACGGCACAACCGGGCAGCTCGCCGACGCGAATGCAATCCCGAATCCGGCATCCGGGTTCCCCGCCCGAAACGCTGAAATCTACTATCCGCCAGCTGCGCTAGTGAAAAACCCGCCCGCTCTTCCTTTCCTGCTCATGATGATGGGGCAACCCGGCGACCCGACCGCAAAGAACATCGCAGCCGTCCTGGATCAAATAGCGGCCAACCATCACGGCCTCGCCCCCATCGTCATCGTCGCCGACCAGCTCAGCGACCCAACAAAAGACCCACTATGTCTTGACACCGCGCTCGGGAAAGCCGAAACCTACCTAATGAAAGACGTCACCAGCTGGGCGCGCAGCCACCTCAACATCTTGCCAAACCCGGCCGCCTGGACAATCGCCGGGTATTCAAACGGCGGCCAGTGCGCCAACTACTTCGGCGCCAAATACCCCGCACTATGGGGCAACATCCTCGACGTGTCGGGCATTGAATACGCCGGCGCCGAACAAAGCACCACCGTCCTCAAACAGATTTTCGCCGGCAACCAGCAAGCCTATGACGCCGTGAAACCGGCACACATCATGGCAGCGACCCGTTACGCCGACAGCACTGCCATCTACACCGCTGGCGAGAAAGATGCTGCACTCGTTGACGTGCAGCAAAGAATGGCCCACGCTGCGAGCTCCGCCGGAATCACCACGCACTACGTCACCATCCCCGGCGCAGACCACGGCGTCACAGCCTTAGACGGGGGACTGACGGCCGGCTTCAAACTCCTCTACCCACGCCTAGGTCTCAGCACCTCCACGCCTTAA